A single region of the Montipora capricornis isolate CH-2021 chromosome 13, ASM3666992v2, whole genome shotgun sequence genome encodes:
- the LOC138029686 gene encoding proline-rich transmembrane protein 4-like, with product MAFEQGLSNLQKAEPESESKAIKAGPLAAIGEPFPEWDTAIHRWGFAWVFYQYGFGAAFGILTLSIAIFLVRILRLKRPARPKKATLIVLIMLLLFGLSRCLFLCVDAYNIKGIYPRAVSNIFWSLGNPCIITAYTLIFLVLKNIFFMRERFQKWYTGRNVALTTIPYFLLVFTAELVFFVSPRFQGLTFACQITSVILGMMLSSFYAFVAYLLWKNYKGKNTDQVTLKRQQPAWTNTKKVCYRSRRTLAILRTCIAAVIGGTILCTLQIYSMSGVYGVFSSTVFVEAWPWLIFNYAMRSLELFLALVLYVASTSGARQQTAHSNSHHNSFAVNLRVPSHREGGESRRSTRLLSLSFQSSNAVADVA from the coding sequence ATGGCTTTTGAACAAGGTTTAAGTAATTTGCAAAAGGCAGAGCCCGAATCTGAATCCAAGGCAATTAAGGCTGGTCCACTAGCAGCTATCGGTGAGCCTTTTCCAGAGTGGGATACAGCGATTCACAGATGGGGATTTGCCTGGGTCTTTTACCAGTACGGCTTCGGGGCAGCGTTTGGAATCCTAACACTCTCCATTGCGATCTTTTTGGTCAGAATCCTAAGGCTTAAAAGGCCTGCAAGACCCAAGAAGGCAACTTTAATTGTACTGATAATGTTGCTTTTGTTCGGTCTATCTCGATGCTTGTTCCTATGCGTGGATGCCTACAACATAAAAGGCATTTACCCAAGAGCtgtttcaaacattttttggaGTCTTGGCAATCCTTGTATCATAACCGCCTACACACTTATTTTCTTGGTCTTGAAAAACATCTTTTTCATGAGAGAGAGATTCCAAAAATGGTACACTGGGAGAAACGTTGCATTAACAACTATTCCATATTTTTTACTCGTGTTCACAGCCGAGCTGGTATTTTTCGTGTCTCCCCGCTTCCAGGGTCTGACATTTGCCTGTCAAATAACTTCCGTGATTCTTGGCATGATGCTGTCGTCGTTCTATGCATTTGTCGCGTATTTGCTTTGGAAGAACTACAAAGGGAAAAATACCGACCAGGTCACCTTGAAGAGGCAGCAGCCAGCATGGACAAATACGAAGAAGGTTTGCTACCGAAGCCGCCGCACTTTGGCAATTCTCAGAACATGCATCGCCGCTGTGATAGGCGGAACAATCCTTTGCACTTTGCAGATTTATTCTATGAGTGGTGTGTACGGAGTGTTCTCAAGTACAGTGTTTGTTGAAGCCTGGCCTTGGTTGATTTTCAACTACGCCATGCGGTCTTTGGAACTGTTTTTGGCTCTTGTGTTGTATGTGGCATCCACTTCGGGAGCCAGACAGCAGACAGCGCACTCGAACAGCCATCACAATTCCTTCGCCGTCAATTTGAGGGTTCCCTCGCACAGGGAAGGTGGTGAAAGTCGAAGAAGCACAAGACTATTATCTCTGTCATTTCAGTCGTCAAACGCAGTTGCCGATGTTGCTTAA